The Pecten maximus chromosome 14, xPecMax1.1, whole genome shotgun sequence genome includes a region encoding these proteins:
- the LOC117341623 gene encoding uncharacterized protein LOC117341623 — translation MIRSIALITLLVETCLAFPPFSRGSYTLKVSGERNGYDTDATPSTANTNSLSLGDVMMQTLANQGTNVVVSDRYEYTTDPSEGDWDLFRAVSQPSGLLQQCLSLTSTGMHQLLYCIKLLSDKDQHQSNIQTKRGPLKLNPTGWKRKKRSTSDDVQRELENIRIQSMLNQLLEKRQNANPRFNPTGW, via the coding sequence ATGATACGATCCATAGCACTGATTACTCTCCTTGTTGAGACTTGTCTCGCCTTCCCGCCATTCAGCAGAGGATCGTACACACTCAAAGTGAGCGGAGAACGTAACGGATATGACACTGACGCAACACCGAGCACAGCTAACACAAACTCGCTTAGTTTAGGTGACGTCATGATGCAGACTCTTGCCAACCAAGGGACCAATGTTGTGGTGAGTGACAGATACGAGTACACAACTGACCCGTCCGAGGGGGACTGGGATCTGTTCCGGGCAGTCTCGCAGCCGTCTGGTTTACTACAACAGTGTTTGTCACTGACTTCAACCGGCATGCATCAGCTGCTATACTGTATCAAGCTTTTATCAGACAAAGACCAACATCAGTCAAACATTCAGACAAAAAGAGGGCCGCTTAAGCTCAACCCAACAGGATGGAAGCGGAAAAAGAGGAGTACGAGCGATGACGTACAGAGAGAATTAGAAAATATTAGAATTCAGTCGATGTTGAATCAATTGCTGGAAAAACGGCAAAATGCAAATCCTCGTTTTAACCCGACCGGCTGGTAA
- the LOC117342180 gene encoding metalloreductase STEAP4-like isoform X4, giving the protein MSRIGRVRPNIMTKQTVARNVGIIGTGNFARALANRLYYAGYNVIIGSRKPDDRTLAFVDECMCNVNITSIEDCLKRNAIIFVAVHAANYKDCLSAHSENLRGKILIDVSNRDHPSKTDSNAEYLSKLIPAAIVVKGFNVISAYAMEIDSSGGSRQVFIASDSNESRERVSVIARDMGFAPVDMGLLQSSRKIEAFPLKLLPAWRGPIAFAIGVFNIWLLYIIFIYFVEKTAYRWDQIFVKVLNKPLCMTAITLISCAYLPSSVASFFQIYYGTKHIRFPAWLDRWLKTRKQLGLVAFTLVVVHVIMSVLIMSPTYLSSWYESTSITIPGNLTHDVTVPLKTWMVWKGEAACLAGILAFISMCIIAISTIPSVTDTLNWREWRFVQSKLGHFTLFFSLVHVVVMGAPGWAKGPMVMIRSITFLSSILPFLTLLCKLVLSLPCIGCYVKKIRRGWERCPADCRAECAQKTRKSFTPGYIIVPRHNGCDQDSNEVMISIEERQGCVCENTSTV; this is encoded by the coding sequence GCCTAACATCATGACGAAGCAGACAGTCGCACGGAACGTCGGTATTATTGGAACCGGCAACTTCGCGCGTGCGTTGGCAAATCGCTTATACTATGCTGGGTACAATGTCATCATTGGGAGCCGGAAGCCGGACGATCGGACGCTGGCCTTCGTTGACGAGTGTATGTGTAACGTCAATATCACATCCATTGAGGACTGTCTGAAGCGTAACGCCATTATCTTCGTGGCAGTTCACGCCGCAAACTACAAAGATTGCCTGTCGGCTCACTCCGAGAACTTACGTGGCAAAATTCTCATAGACGTTTCAAACAGAGACCACCCAAGTAAAACCGATAGCAACGCGGAGTATCTAAGCAAGCTTATACCTGCCGCCATTGTGGTTAAAGGGTTTAACGTCATTTCCGCCTACGCCATGGAGATTGACAGCAGTGGTGGTAGCCGGCAAGTGTTCATCGCCAGCGACAGTAATGAATCACGGGAAAGAGTATCGGTGATTGCCCGTGATATGGGCTTTGCACCTGTTGACATGGGACTCCTCCAATCATCGAGAAAGATCGAAGCATTCCCACTGAAGCTTTTACCAGCCTGGAGAGGGCCTATCGCGTTTGCCATTGGCGTTTTCAACATATggcttttatatataattttcatttacTTTGTCGAGAAAACTGCATACCGATGGGATCAAATATTTGTGAAAGTGCTCAACAAACCGCTGTGTATGACTGCAATAACCCTGATATCATGTGCATATCTCCCTAGTTCCGTTGCCTCATTTTTCCAGATATATTACGGAACTAAACACATCCGTTTCCCGGCATGGCTTGACCGTTGGCTCAAAACGCGCAAACAGTTGGGACTAGTGGCCTTCACCTTGGTAGTCGTACACGTGATCATGTCTGTTCTCATCATGAGCCCGACATACCTGAGTTCGTGGTATGAATCAACATCCATTACGATTCCGGGTAATCTCACCCATGACGTCACTGTGCCTCTCAAGACGTGGATGGTATGGAAGGGAGAAGCGGCCTGTCTCGCAGGCATCCTCGCCTTTATCTCCATGTGTATCATCGCCATATCCACCATACCATCCGTGACTGACACACTCAATTGGCGGGAGTGGAGATTCGTTCAATCAAAACTCGGACACTTCACCTTGTTCTTTTCGCTTGTTCACGTGGTTGTAATGGGAGCACCTGGTTGGGCTAAAGGACCAATGGTCATGATTCGATCAATCACATTTCTAAGTTCTATTTTACCATTTCTGACACTCCTTTGTAAACTGGTGCTTTCTCTACCGTGTATCGGTTGTTATGTTAAGAAAATACGCCGTGGATGGGAGCGATGTCCAGCCGATTGTAGAGCAGAATGCGCTCAAAAGACCAGAAAATCCTTTACACCCGGGTATATTATCGTACCACGACACAACGGGTGTGATCAGGATTCGAACGAAGTCATGATTTCCATTGAGGAAAGACAAGGCTGTGTATGCGAGAACACGTCGACAGTGTGA
- the LOC117342180 gene encoding metalloreductase STEAP4-like isoform X2, translating into MTMATGQLNCTSCSGNTCQGPMSCNNWPNIMTKQTVARNVGIIGTGNFARALANRLYYAGYNVIIGSRKPDDRTLAFVDECMCNVNITSIEDCLKRNAIIFVAVHAANYKDCLSAHSENLRGKILIDVSNRDHPSKTDSNAEYLSKLIPAAIVVKGFNVISAYAMEIDSSGGSRQVFIASDSNESRERVSVIARDMGFAPVDMGLLQSSRKIEAFPLKLLPAWRGPIAFAIGVFNIWLLYIIFIYFVEKTAYRWDQIFVKVLNKPLCMTAITLISCAYLPSSVASFFQIYYGTKHIRFPAWLDRWLKTRKQLGLVAFTLVVVHVIMSVLIMSPTYLSSWYESTSITIPGNLTHDVTVPLKTWMVWKGEAACLAGILAFISMCIIAISTIPSVTDTLNWREWRFVQSKLGHFTLFFSLVHVVVMGAPGWAKGPMVMIRSITFLSSILPFLTLLCKLVLSLPCIGCYVKKIRRGWERCPADCRAECAQKTRKSFTPGYIIVPRHNGCDQDSNEVMISIEERQGCVCENTSTV; encoded by the coding sequence GCCTAACATCATGACGAAGCAGACAGTCGCACGGAACGTCGGTATTATTGGAACCGGCAACTTCGCGCGTGCGTTGGCAAATCGCTTATACTATGCTGGGTACAATGTCATCATTGGGAGCCGGAAGCCGGACGATCGGACGCTGGCCTTCGTTGACGAGTGTATGTGTAACGTCAATATCACATCCATTGAGGACTGTCTGAAGCGTAACGCCATTATCTTCGTGGCAGTTCACGCCGCAAACTACAAAGATTGCCTGTCGGCTCACTCCGAGAACTTACGTGGCAAAATTCTCATAGACGTTTCAAACAGAGACCACCCAAGTAAAACCGATAGCAACGCGGAGTATCTAAGCAAGCTTATACCTGCCGCCATTGTGGTTAAAGGGTTTAACGTCATTTCCGCCTACGCCATGGAGATTGACAGCAGTGGTGGTAGCCGGCAAGTGTTCATCGCCAGCGACAGTAATGAATCACGGGAAAGAGTATCGGTGATTGCCCGTGATATGGGCTTTGCACCTGTTGACATGGGACTCCTCCAATCATCGAGAAAGATCGAAGCATTCCCACTGAAGCTTTTACCAGCCTGGAGAGGGCCTATCGCGTTTGCCATTGGCGTTTTCAACATATggcttttatatataattttcatttacTTTGTCGAGAAAACTGCATACCGATGGGATCAAATATTTGTGAAAGTGCTCAACAAACCGCTGTGTATGACTGCAATAACCCTGATATCATGTGCATATCTCCCTAGTTCCGTTGCCTCATTTTTCCAGATATATTACGGAACTAAACACATCCGTTTCCCGGCATGGCTTGACCGTTGGCTCAAAACGCGCAAACAGTTGGGACTAGTGGCCTTCACCTTGGTAGTCGTACACGTGATCATGTCTGTTCTCATCATGAGCCCGACATACCTGAGTTCGTGGTATGAATCAACATCCATTACGATTCCGGGTAATCTCACCCATGACGTCACTGTGCCTCTCAAGACGTGGATGGTATGGAAGGGAGAAGCGGCCTGTCTCGCAGGCATCCTCGCCTTTATCTCCATGTGTATCATCGCCATATCCACCATACCATCCGTGACTGACACACTCAATTGGCGGGAGTGGAGATTCGTTCAATCAAAACTCGGACACTTCACCTTGTTCTTTTCGCTTGTTCACGTGGTTGTAATGGGAGCACCTGGTTGGGCTAAAGGACCAATGGTCATGATTCGATCAATCACATTTCTAAGTTCTATTTTACCATTTCTGACACTCCTTTGTAAACTGGTGCTTTCTCTACCGTGTATCGGTTGTTATGTTAAGAAAATACGCCGTGGATGGGAGCGATGTCCAGCCGATTGTAGAGCAGAATGCGCTCAAAAGACCAGAAAATCCTTTACACCCGGGTATATTATCGTACCACGACACAACGGGTGTGATCAGGATTCGAACGAAGTCATGATTTCCATTGAGGAAAGACAAGGCTGTGTATGCGAGAACACGTCGACAGTGTGA
- the LOC117342180 gene encoding metalloreductase STEAP4-like isoform X3: MFCVVSGSRFEGKSRPNIMTKQTVARNVGIIGTGNFARALANRLYYAGYNVIIGSRKPDDRTLAFVDECMCNVNITSIEDCLKRNAIIFVAVHAANYKDCLSAHSENLRGKILIDVSNRDHPSKTDSNAEYLSKLIPAAIVVKGFNVISAYAMEIDSSGGSRQVFIASDSNESRERVSVIARDMGFAPVDMGLLQSSRKIEAFPLKLLPAWRGPIAFAIGVFNIWLLYIIFIYFVEKTAYRWDQIFVKVLNKPLCMTAITLISCAYLPSSVASFFQIYYGTKHIRFPAWLDRWLKTRKQLGLVAFTLVVVHVIMSVLIMSPTYLSSWYESTSITIPGNLTHDVTVPLKTWMVWKGEAACLAGILAFISMCIIAISTIPSVTDTLNWREWRFVQSKLGHFTLFFSLVHVVVMGAPGWAKGPMVMIRSITFLSSILPFLTLLCKLVLSLPCIGCYVKKIRRGWERCPADCRAECAQKTRKSFTPGYIIVPRHNGCDQDSNEVMISIEERQGCVCENTSTV; this comes from the coding sequence GCCTAACATCATGACGAAGCAGACAGTCGCACGGAACGTCGGTATTATTGGAACCGGCAACTTCGCGCGTGCGTTGGCAAATCGCTTATACTATGCTGGGTACAATGTCATCATTGGGAGCCGGAAGCCGGACGATCGGACGCTGGCCTTCGTTGACGAGTGTATGTGTAACGTCAATATCACATCCATTGAGGACTGTCTGAAGCGTAACGCCATTATCTTCGTGGCAGTTCACGCCGCAAACTACAAAGATTGCCTGTCGGCTCACTCCGAGAACTTACGTGGCAAAATTCTCATAGACGTTTCAAACAGAGACCACCCAAGTAAAACCGATAGCAACGCGGAGTATCTAAGCAAGCTTATACCTGCCGCCATTGTGGTTAAAGGGTTTAACGTCATTTCCGCCTACGCCATGGAGATTGACAGCAGTGGTGGTAGCCGGCAAGTGTTCATCGCCAGCGACAGTAATGAATCACGGGAAAGAGTATCGGTGATTGCCCGTGATATGGGCTTTGCACCTGTTGACATGGGACTCCTCCAATCATCGAGAAAGATCGAAGCATTCCCACTGAAGCTTTTACCAGCCTGGAGAGGGCCTATCGCGTTTGCCATTGGCGTTTTCAACATATggcttttatatataattttcatttacTTTGTCGAGAAAACTGCATACCGATGGGATCAAATATTTGTGAAAGTGCTCAACAAACCGCTGTGTATGACTGCAATAACCCTGATATCATGTGCATATCTCCCTAGTTCCGTTGCCTCATTTTTCCAGATATATTACGGAACTAAACACATCCGTTTCCCGGCATGGCTTGACCGTTGGCTCAAAACGCGCAAACAGTTGGGACTAGTGGCCTTCACCTTGGTAGTCGTACACGTGATCATGTCTGTTCTCATCATGAGCCCGACATACCTGAGTTCGTGGTATGAATCAACATCCATTACGATTCCGGGTAATCTCACCCATGACGTCACTGTGCCTCTCAAGACGTGGATGGTATGGAAGGGAGAAGCGGCCTGTCTCGCAGGCATCCTCGCCTTTATCTCCATGTGTATCATCGCCATATCCACCATACCATCCGTGACTGACACACTCAATTGGCGGGAGTGGAGATTCGTTCAATCAAAACTCGGACACTTCACCTTGTTCTTTTCGCTTGTTCACGTGGTTGTAATGGGAGCACCTGGTTGGGCTAAAGGACCAATGGTCATGATTCGATCAATCACATTTCTAAGTTCTATTTTACCATTTCTGACACTCCTTTGTAAACTGGTGCTTTCTCTACCGTGTATCGGTTGTTATGTTAAGAAAATACGCCGTGGATGGGAGCGATGTCCAGCCGATTGTAGAGCAGAATGCGCTCAAAAGACCAGAAAATCCTTTACACCCGGGTATATTATCGTACCACGACACAACGGGTGTGATCAGGATTCGAACGAAGTCATGATTTCCATTGAGGAAAGACAAGGCTGTGTATGCGAGAACACGTCGACAGTGTGA
- the LOC117342180 gene encoding metalloreductase STEAP4-like isoform X1, translating into MGRSHGTNKYQLLGRAHVTTGKNKRRHSRIFDRPNIMTKQTVARNVGIIGTGNFARALANRLYYAGYNVIIGSRKPDDRTLAFVDECMCNVNITSIEDCLKRNAIIFVAVHAANYKDCLSAHSENLRGKILIDVSNRDHPSKTDSNAEYLSKLIPAAIVVKGFNVISAYAMEIDSSGGSRQVFIASDSNESRERVSVIARDMGFAPVDMGLLQSSRKIEAFPLKLLPAWRGPIAFAIGVFNIWLLYIIFIYFVEKTAYRWDQIFVKVLNKPLCMTAITLISCAYLPSSVASFFQIYYGTKHIRFPAWLDRWLKTRKQLGLVAFTLVVVHVIMSVLIMSPTYLSSWYESTSITIPGNLTHDVTVPLKTWMVWKGEAACLAGILAFISMCIIAISTIPSVTDTLNWREWRFVQSKLGHFTLFFSLVHVVVMGAPGWAKGPMVMIRSITFLSSILPFLTLLCKLVLSLPCIGCYVKKIRRGWERCPADCRAECAQKTRKSFTPGYIIVPRHNGCDQDSNEVMISIEERQGCVCENTSTV; encoded by the coding sequence GCCTAACATCATGACGAAGCAGACAGTCGCACGGAACGTCGGTATTATTGGAACCGGCAACTTCGCGCGTGCGTTGGCAAATCGCTTATACTATGCTGGGTACAATGTCATCATTGGGAGCCGGAAGCCGGACGATCGGACGCTGGCCTTCGTTGACGAGTGTATGTGTAACGTCAATATCACATCCATTGAGGACTGTCTGAAGCGTAACGCCATTATCTTCGTGGCAGTTCACGCCGCAAACTACAAAGATTGCCTGTCGGCTCACTCCGAGAACTTACGTGGCAAAATTCTCATAGACGTTTCAAACAGAGACCACCCAAGTAAAACCGATAGCAACGCGGAGTATCTAAGCAAGCTTATACCTGCCGCCATTGTGGTTAAAGGGTTTAACGTCATTTCCGCCTACGCCATGGAGATTGACAGCAGTGGTGGTAGCCGGCAAGTGTTCATCGCCAGCGACAGTAATGAATCACGGGAAAGAGTATCGGTGATTGCCCGTGATATGGGCTTTGCACCTGTTGACATGGGACTCCTCCAATCATCGAGAAAGATCGAAGCATTCCCACTGAAGCTTTTACCAGCCTGGAGAGGGCCTATCGCGTTTGCCATTGGCGTTTTCAACATATggcttttatatataattttcatttacTTTGTCGAGAAAACTGCATACCGATGGGATCAAATATTTGTGAAAGTGCTCAACAAACCGCTGTGTATGACTGCAATAACCCTGATATCATGTGCATATCTCCCTAGTTCCGTTGCCTCATTTTTCCAGATATATTACGGAACTAAACACATCCGTTTCCCGGCATGGCTTGACCGTTGGCTCAAAACGCGCAAACAGTTGGGACTAGTGGCCTTCACCTTGGTAGTCGTACACGTGATCATGTCTGTTCTCATCATGAGCCCGACATACCTGAGTTCGTGGTATGAATCAACATCCATTACGATTCCGGGTAATCTCACCCATGACGTCACTGTGCCTCTCAAGACGTGGATGGTATGGAAGGGAGAAGCGGCCTGTCTCGCAGGCATCCTCGCCTTTATCTCCATGTGTATCATCGCCATATCCACCATACCATCCGTGACTGACACACTCAATTGGCGGGAGTGGAGATTCGTTCAATCAAAACTCGGACACTTCACCTTGTTCTTTTCGCTTGTTCACGTGGTTGTAATGGGAGCACCTGGTTGGGCTAAAGGACCAATGGTCATGATTCGATCAATCACATTTCTAAGTTCTATTTTACCATTTCTGACACTCCTTTGTAAACTGGTGCTTTCTCTACCGTGTATCGGTTGTTATGTTAAGAAAATACGCCGTGGATGGGAGCGATGTCCAGCCGATTGTAGAGCAGAATGCGCTCAAAAGACCAGAAAATCCTTTACACCCGGGTATATTATCGTACCACGACACAACGGGTGTGATCAGGATTCGAACGAAGTCATGATTTCCATTGAGGAAAGACAAGGCTGTGTATGCGAGAACACGTCGACAGTGTGA